From the Glycine max cultivar Williams 82 chromosome 11, Glycine_max_v4.0, whole genome shotgun sequence genome, the window tttgcaACTTGATAGCCTAACTTCACCGAGTACACTCCATCGGAATTATGTTTTCGGTAACAACAGTCTTCCTCAACTGAAATTATCAATGGACTGGAGACAATGTTCCTAACTGTGGCCTCATAGAAGAACTCTGATAATTTTGCATCGTCCCATTTTTGCTCACCTACCTCAAAAAACTTGCAAACCCTCATCTCATCAATGATAACATGCAATTCATGTAGCCAAATTTTGTTCCTTGGCAAACGTGGAACCCATTTGTCTTGGCTTATCTTAATTGTTCTTCCATTCCTCACCCTCCATAATCAACCTTCTTCTAAAATCCACCTTGACTTATTTATACTAGACCAAGTTAAATTTGGCCTAGAACCCTTAGGAGCATTCCATGTGCATCCCTTTGAAAATAATGAACTTTCATCACATGGGTCATGAATGTAGaagcaaataacacaagaaggAAGGTTGAATTGTggttttagaaatttaaaaaaatttctatgaCTAAAAGCACATTTATCGATTGATGCAACTATacctaaaaatagaaaaaaaaggttttgataAAGACTTTCTCAGACGATgagaaaaatagttttcttGACATATCAAAACAagatataagattaaaaaataaattcaaacccTTTGTCAATTAAAGCAGTAAAGGAAAACACCGGAAATTATACTGATTTGTTTCTACCCCAAGACTACGTCCAGTTCTTGACAAACCACCAAGTTTTTACTAACTTATCACAAAGCTACaagtattcaaatatttttcattgtcACTTTTGGCTCTTACACATGCAAATTTTACCCCAAGCTTGACTTAATCCaatattctttgtcctaccaagTCATCGCTAACTCTAAATAAATCAACAAGATTTGTTGAAAGATTGCACACTGACTAATACGTGATCATCTTATAGACGGATTAAATACTCAACattttagtcttttctctcaaggttTACAAGGTGTTTGAGAGCTTAGTATCTATACAAGGATTTCATGAAGCTTTAcaagaatgaatgaaaaaatatatttacacagGATGATTTATGTCTTgcttcttcaaagcttcttttatttataactttcatCTTTAAGTATTTGTTTTCTCACAATGGTTCAATTCTTCACTTTATTATTCATCTGAAGTCTTGAGGCCATTGGAAcatttaatgcttgcattaaatgcacATTTCTTCTTCATGCAAAGTTTGTGCTGATAGGTTAGTGTGTCTTGTATTTCAGGAGGAAAGTCACTTCTTTCATCATAGCAGGTCTGCAACAGTAAAGCACGCCTTCTGATGAGGATCAACGCTTCCAGACTAtggacttcatttattctttataaGACTTTGACAGATCATAGGATAATGTTTTCTGCATGAAAAAATCTTAGACACTACTTAATGTTATGCTAGATCGTCTTATATGGGTGTTTCGTCTGAAAACTAAGACGCAAGAATATAGACCATGATCTGATAGCACATTAGACATAACTTttattatatgtatttatttgcatctaatcaaaataattaggagtcataatttgtctttaagacataaatgtcttttgacttaacaaGAGATCATTTGTGACAATTCTCTGAGCTTGTGTTGCAAAAAGAGCTTTGTTAAAAGATCTCACAAAACGAAAACCCATACCTACCTTCTAACTTGTTTTTGGCCAATTTCTTCCTGCTCATCCAATGAATTTTCCTCGTGTCAGTGTCTCCTCCCCCAAAAGAAATGAGATGTTAGGCTCTCATATCACAAATAGATTGAGGCAATAGAAAACACCCTATGACATAAGAAGGAATAGCTTGGACcactcatttaataaaaaattcccTTCCTAATTTTATAAAGCTTTCTCCTTCCCCTCTTTGAGTTTCTTTCAGACTCTATCTCTAACAAACTTGAACATTTGAGTTTTAGACCTCTCTACTAGAGTAGGAAGGCCCAAATATTTCTTATGGTTCTTCATTGCCTTTACTCCTAATTGATTGGACAACTCTTCAAAACTAGAACTAGACATATTTTGGCTACATGAGTTTAGATTTGTTGAGATTGATCCTTTGCCTAGAAGCCTCCTCATAAGTTTCGAGGATCCTGGCTATATGAGATATCTCCTCATAATTTGCTCtggcaaaaataatattatcatcaacaaaaaaaaaagatgtgaaATCATTGGGGCAAAAAGAGCCACTTTCATTCCGTGAATAACTTGTTGTTCAACTGCTTTTTGTAGCATAGCTAATAAAGCTTCTacacacaaaatgaataaataaggagataaaaGATCCCTTATCTTAGTCCTCTACGAGGTTTAAACTCAGAATGGGGGCTGtcaattacaaaaacaaaaaatgagacAATGGTAATTAACGCACTTCATAATTAGCTCAACCCAACGACGAGAAAAGCCCATAGATTCTAACACTTCATTCAGAAACACCCACTCCACTCTATCATAGGTTTTAGACATGTCAAGCTAAAAATAACCTTTCTTCCCATCATTTTTTGTCCTTGTGTAATGAAGACACTCAAAAGCAATGAGAGCATTATCAGTAATATGCACATGAGGCATAAAAGCACTTTGACTCTCCCCCACTatcccaagcattttttttaatctatttgcAATTGTTTTAGTAACAATCTTAAAAACAACATTGCAAAGATTAATAGGCCTAAAATCACCATCCTAGTTAGGATTCTTAATTTTAGTTACCAGAGCAATGAAAGTTTGATTAATACCTATTGGGTCTGTTGCACCATTAAGAATATCTACGACAATTCTTGAGATATCCTCACCAACCACCTCCCAGAAGTGCTTATAGAACAAGACCGGTGTACCATCAGGCCCTAGAGCTTTTGTAGGATGCATTTGCTTCAAAGTTTCCCTCCTTCCTCCGTAGAGAAAGCCACATTAAAGATATCTGACATATGGGAATCAATTCTGCACCCTACAAAGCTTGCCACCTCTTGAACATCCAGAGTATCCACCCAAATCCCATTCTCATCCTGGATCCTATCAATTGTGAGGCTTTTCTGTGCTTCTTCTTCCCCTCTTTAATTTGTTTCCTGAGATTCCCAAATTTTTCATTCTCCCACAACCCGTAACGAATTTGATGCAATACTACCACCATTCGACCATGAGGAACTCACAATATGCTCACATTCTTCATCCTCCAGCCAAACTTGCTTAAATCTGTATAGTTTCTGCCTTCTCCTATTTTTCCCTTtcgaataaaaattcaaaagtatTGGATAATGATCCGAACCATACCGATCCAAGTGGGTCACTTTACAGTTTCTCCATTCCTCCTTCCACGTGGGCGTGGCCAGAAACCTTTCAATCCTCTCCTGAATAAGGCCACGTAGCCGGTTTTAATAATTTGTTCCTAACATGGGTATTTGGAAAAATCACCGTGTATATGCATGTAAATATTGTTCGCAAATtagattaaatcaattttaaagaaaaaaacatttgatctaattattttttattttttaaatttatcagtttgatctaaaatttaaaacaaaagatttcaaacttTATTTTCGTATAGggattatgttttttctttcatttaatttttttttcatatcatcTTAATAATTGAAGGATTATAagctataaaataatatttacaaacaaattatatttactaaacactatagaaaaaattatttggtaTTACACTATTACTCATGTTCGTTCCACCTTGTGGTccctaaaaagaaaatttggacATAAGATTTCGTACAAATTATTCTCACCCGTATCACATGGTCATTCTAAAAGGTTTTTATACCGTCTCAGTAGTCGAACAATGAAAAAAAGTTGATAAATAATATCCACAAACAAATGTCATGTGTTAAGcattagataaaatttaaagatttttaaaaaaaaaataaagaatgtaGAATCATACatcaggaaaagaaaataaagaatatttaaataaaaacacaataaatatttttaagaaagatGATGAGAGAATcctcaaaagtttaaaaataaaaaaaaaattgaagtgtgaaacaaacaaatattaattgatttattcaaatatttcttttgattaactcataataatatcaaaattaattgattgattatagCATTTGTTTTGGTTATGGGCCGAAACTCATCAAACAGCGGAACATCAATAAATTAAGGCAGTTATTATTTCCACTCCCCAAACTACTTAGGCACTCCCCCAGTTATTATTTCAACTCCCCCTTACTACTTAGGCACTCCCCCAGTTATTATTTCAACTCCCCCTTACTACTTAGGCACTCCCCCTtcccattattattttttcccctAACTACCCCTGTAAATATAGTCCCTCGGTCCATCCCAAACATTGAATTCGTGAGACCACGGTGGAATGAGTGACggtgaaaacccctttccttcGAAATTGAATTGTGAATGTCCTTAACCGCCAAGATCCGGATCAGAGAATAGATGAACATTGTAACACCCTAAACAAATCATACTAGAAACGAGAGATCTAGAGGTTGTGCAAATATGAAATTGTACAATTGAcgataaattaaagaaattaattgatacTACATGTACTAATAAGATTTATCTACTTTTTAGTTGTCTATCACTTAAGAATTTTACATTTAAGTGTGATTGACTTATAATAGTTATTGGATGGGTAACATTATGAGATGTGTTCCCAAAAAATATGTGAGTGAGAACAAAACACGCTAAAAAGTCTCGTGTTAATTTGTAGAGACAATCATTGAACTTGAAAGTAGttgaaacaaattattaaagTCTCATAAAGGACTACCTATGGAGGATTCTTATTGATGGATGGTTCTGACCTACAAGGAGTTGAGTGGAATACCACTGTTTGAAGTGTCGTATTATGAGAGTTGTCGCGAAGTCGACAATCATGGATgttacaaataatataaaagcaAACTTGTCTTCCAGTAGGTGTGGTTTGAGAATGAACTGAATAGAAGTTGGTGGGCATGTAACACTCCAAATGAATTACACAAAAATGAGAGAGACCTAAAGGTTGTGTAGGTATGGAACTGTATAATTGACGATggcttaaaataattaattgatactaTTTATACCAATAAGATGCACTTACTTTTTGGTAGCCCATCACTTAAGAACACCACAATCAAACATGTTTGACTTTGAGCAATTATGAGATGAATAActttttggaaaattttagGAAAAACGTGAGTGAAGTCAAAGCATGCTGAAAAGTCTCATATTGGTTTGTGACGATAATCATTGATCTTGGAGCATTCGAGGCAACAAGAACGTTGAGTGAAGTGTCGCAATGTAAAGTATCACAGTGTGAATTTCTATAGAGTGTGATTTGCCAAAAAGTTAACAATTAGGAGTGTTACAAAACATTCTTTTCCCCTTAATTTCCCTAATGAACACTTGGTTCTATGTAGAAAATCTGCTAAGGTGTGTGACTGCGtgattcatcattttttttgcaTTCCCAAGGGTTTGTCTTTAGATTGGATCATCAATATTCATTATTGGCATGGAGTTTCAAAAGTTGGCATGTAGGAACAAGGATAAACAAGTGTGTATGAGATgcgcttgtttttttttttttttttctttcaaaggaGAGTTATCAAAAGGGGAATGCCTTTTTTTTGAAGATTAATatgaaaaggagaaagagaTGGAGGCGGAGTGTATTTAATGGGGtaggttggaaaaaaaaattaaaaaaatggaaagtaAAGTGTGTTGGTAATAAAAGAGTGTAAATAgtaattgtataaattaaaacaaaaaatccaatTTTCAATGAGCCGGAACTTCAATTTctcaataaagaaaaatagtggGAATAAATTTTTCAGCACTCTCATTATTATTTTCTGCACTTTCCATTATATAACGAAAAATCTATTACGAAATGTAATTAGTCTATTTGGaaatacaaaatgaaaagtgcagaaaataatACAAGGAGTACAAGAAGCAACATCTAAGAGTAGGTGGATCCGGCCCAATTAGACCCAAATAGAAGCTTTTTGAGAATAAACAAAAACCCTAATCctcaatatatataatactctCTTTGTTTTTACAGTCTGCTTCGCCTCATTTTCTAGCTTCCAAACCCTAACACTCCTCTTCCTCTTCGATCATCACCTCTCCACAATGCCGCCGAAGTTCGACCCCTCCCAGATAGTCGACGTCTTCGTCCGCGTTACCGGCGGCGAAGTCGGCGCGGCGAGTTCCCTGGCCCCGAAGATCGGTCCCCTCGGTCTCTCCCCCAAGAAGATCGGAGAAGACATCGCCAAAGAAACCGCCAAGGACTGGAAGGGCCTCCGCGTCACCGTCAAGCTCACCGTTCAGAATCGTCAGGCGAAGGTCACGGTGGTCCCCTCCGCCGCCGCCCTCGTTATCAAGGCCCTCAAGGAGCCCGAGCGCGACCGCAAGAAGACCAAGAACATCAAGCACAACGGCAACATCTCGCTCGATGACGTCATCGAGATCGCTAGGGTTATGAGGCCGAGGTCCATGGCCAAGGACCTCAGCGGCTCCATTAAGGAGATTCTCGGAACATGCGTTTCGGTTGGTTGCACCGTtgatggaaaggatccaaaggACTTGCAGCAGGAGATTTCCGATGGTGATGTTGAGGTCCCTCTCGATTGAGGAAGAAGactttgtttctctctctttttccttctctcttaTGTTTGTTTcgtgttttttaaatataaatctgGGGAAACTATTGAACGTTTTGTTTAAGGCTATTTTACTGTTTTGGATAATTTAGATGATGGTTTCGAGAGGTATTATTATGGGCTGATTAGTTTATTTCTCTGCTCACAGTATGATATgttttttgatataattttgcCAATGGATTTTTAGCTTATTATGCGCATATATGTTAGCCCCTTTTATTGCCATGTGAGTTTTTTGCTAGTTAAGTTGGGATTGTCATCACACTCCTGAGGAGAGGAATGAGGGTTGCTAGGTttaattgaattgtttttttggacagttaatttattttgctaATGCTTGTTTAGTTCttgttccttattttttttattggttgtaTATTTTACGCATGAGTGTCTGCAAATTAATTTAGGATATTCTGTTGGCAACTGTGTCTCATACATATTGTGAGTTGTGACTGTAGGGGTTGTTGAAAACATTGCCAATGGCATATGGAGTCAGATGTTGTCTTCTGAATTCGAATATACAATTGCTTatcttttagtttattttgattttgatgaacTTGAACTTGATCTTCACTGAGATTAGTTGAAAGGAGTTGTAGGAACATCATAGCCCTCTTAAATAAGTTTTACAGAGTATCATCTGGAGTTTATTTATAATGAGCTCAAATCAGTTCTGTACTGAACATCATACCCCCGCTAACTGATTCTGTTGAATTTCTTAAATTGTTTgaaatcttttaataatatttttcgatggtgatgttatgcatgttggGTGGTGTCTTTTAAAACCCTGTCCGGTAATTGGTACTGTTATTAAACTGGTAATTATTAAGTgacattttggttttatgtgtTTTTCCTGCATGGTTGATGATGGATGTGAAAAATCCCTTTTTTTGCACccgattttttttctttttgttgatcATATCAAGAGCTGATTTTTGTACGTGTTGTGTTATGAATTTTCTGTATCATTTAATGACAAGcctttgttttttacttttcgttGACTCCTGAAAATCCATATTCTGCACTGAAACATTAGTGTAACATGTTATGCATTTCCCAATATTGCACAAGCAAACATGCGTAGTGAATGATTAAAGAATTGTGAAATTGGTGTACAATTTGTGACTGGTGATTATTTGCTGAGAATAGATCTTATCCCTTTCTCTTGTTAGTAAATGTGATGTCTCTATTATGGAATTTGATGGAATTTCAATTGTTTATCCTTTATGGAAAGCCAAATTGTAGTTGGATGGTGGTAAATCTTCGATGACAATGATAATGCTTCACTGTTGAAATTGTGGGACAAAGCCAAATTGTTCCATTGGTATTGCTCTCTAGTTTCAGAAACTGTTGGGAGTGATTTAGTGTGGGACTTAATATCAGTTTTTCAGCAGTATCTGGTGTTtgtgttaatttaatatttcttgCTGGGTATGCATTGTTATTTTAAGTCTTGAACTGTTTCTTCGTGATgagcaaataaaataaatgaagtggaaaattattaaatttttcattagttaaaataaatctaGGACAGAAGGTTTAGTATATGGAGAAAGGCAGCTATACGTATTGTAAATTGAAGTTctgagattttatttaaatgtaagtTCTTTTAAGCTTTTGTTTTATACGTTTTGCaatattaaatcaattaatcTCGTTTGTGTTCTATTTTTTCCTATGGTTGTTTACGAATTTATTAAATCCGCGTATTACTCTAGAGAAGTTTAACTAGCTTGATGACAATTGGTCCTGTTAGGgaacataattttttagttttttcctcTGCTTGGGTGCATATTTTGGCTTATTTTCGGATGTCCTTGGGGATAAGGGTTGCGAACGGCGGGAGAAGATTTTTGTCATCTGttgttttaattcttttgtcattccttttttttttttttttttttttatctttatgcaTTTCATCGCTCCACCAGAAATTTTCTTTGTTGCTATCATGCCCAAAAAGCCACCCAAAGATGCTTTTAGGTCCAATTCATTTTGGATAATGCATGCATCTTGTGTTTAAGTGGGTTAGGTGAACCAACTTGATTTATCACGGATTCAGTAGTCCAAATGGGGGGTCAGATCTAGTTCTCAATTCAAACtaacaaaaaattgtaattttatttcggCCGGGTTGGTCCAGAGTTATGGTTCATTTTGACGGATCTCATGCTCCCTCCTTCTCCAATTTATAATACAGACAGAGACTTTCATCTAACGACAAATTCATTTAGATTTCTGTTGCAAAAAATATGGCAAATTTTCTTTTAGATTCTGATTACCAATTTGAGGTAGGTTGCAATGTGCTTCAAATTTATATTCAATGAATCCAAGTTCCAGTTTCCTAGACGATTGTAAACTCATTGAACCAAGGTAGGTTGCAATGTGCTTCAAATTTTCTTGACACTTGTAAACTCATTGAAACAAGAAAAGGAGAGTTTAACTCaatcttataaaatttattttgtaaagtgAGACTTAACCTCGTTTATATACCAATGGCTATATCGCTAGTTAACACCGAATCTTCAACAAtttggtttgtttgtttgtcCAGTGTTATGAAAACCATGGAAAAGATGTTGAGTTCAACTTAAGGGTACTTTCAATAACACATGTCGACAGATTGCAAATTATTTCGCGGGAGTATTTCATGTTCCTAGGAGACCGTATCACGAATGAGTGTGGGTATTTTGTAAAGGAGAGAGTTGAGTAACAACTTCCTTTTTccttaattataaataagatcctttttcaaaatttatttgtcaaaccttttctaatttttaaatgtattaattatttttttctctgcatatctttacttaattatcttttctccaaaaataaatgaaaaataattaagtcgATAGAGACATAATGAAatgataatacaaataattgataaatttaatataattaactaagttaattacttttttaagggatgtaaattagttgaaaaattctaatttaattaagaataaagGGAGTATTCCTTATATTCCAATATTTCAATTGTGTGGTTTCATTTGTTGCAACCTTTTTTTCGAGGGAAACAAAGGATTCTTGGTGGATGCAATTAGGTATCAGTGTTCCATCTATCAAGATGGCACACAAAGTGGTTGGGACGcgaatgatatatatatttcaaaaatttaatttcagatCACTTGCTATATTGGTATCATGATCTCAAcgaattttacaaaataagtgAAGAGTGTGATCATATCGGCAACATAACATTTATATTTGAACTTGAATACTACATTGACAATGAG encodes:
- the LOC100527860 gene encoding 60S ribosomal protein L12, with the protein product MPPKFDPSQIVDVFVRVTGGEVGAASSLAPKIGPLGLSPKKIGEDIAKETAKDWKGLRVTVKLTVQNRQAKVTVVPSAAALVIKALKEPERDRKKTKNIKHNGNISLDDVIEIARVMRPRSMAKDLSGSIKEILGTCVSVGCTVDGKDPKDLQQEISDGDVEVPLD